The following proteins are co-located in the Imtechella halotolerans genome:
- a CDS encoding aminopeptidase P family protein: MKNVTTLFLLLLSFVLGAQSSLPDDYLPSSFHADRREALRKQMPTGSVAVFFANPERNRSNDVDYVYHQDPDFYYLTGYKEPNAALLVFSENQKDENGNTYNEVLFVQEKNKQAEQWNGYRLGVEGAKQKLGFSKVYNGIEFHDFPIDYNSFSQVFFHGFHDDYRDSKRNQADLFSLIAAFKNKVNFADYKPPHQAQQNLYGLIKATEVENSANVAQTIDRYLMRFPELKEDELLTSYAKADIATRKELKQKVSLKLEKSSSSIINLQELGKMMATLREVKTAEELKLLNKAIQISAIGQVEVMKAMHPGMSEREIQGIHEFVFKKYGAEYEGYPSIVGGGHNGCVLHYIDNSKTKVGNDLVLMDLGAEYHGYTADVTRTIPANGTFTKEQKEIYDLVYRAQEAGIAAAKVGNAFGATDQAAREVINKGLVALGIVKSEAEARQYFPHGTSHYIGLDVHDAGNYGPLQENMVITVEPGIYIPENSDCDSKWWGIAVRIEDCILVTKNGPENLSAGAPRTSEAIEKTMKESSVLNDFVLPTID; encoded by the coding sequence ATGAAAAATGTGACTACTTTATTTTTGCTGTTATTAAGTTTTGTTTTGGGAGCGCAATCATCGCTACCAGATGATTATTTACCAAGTTCTTTTCATGCAGATAGAAGGGAAGCACTTCGCAAGCAAATGCCCACTGGTAGTGTTGCTGTTTTTTTTGCAAATCCAGAACGGAATCGTTCGAATGATGTAGACTATGTGTATCATCAAGATCCTGATTTTTATTATCTGACTGGTTATAAAGAACCAAACGCTGCTTTATTGGTGTTTTCCGAGAATCAAAAGGATGAGAATGGAAACACCTACAACGAGGTATTGTTTGTACAGGAGAAAAACAAACAGGCAGAGCAGTGGAATGGATATAGACTAGGAGTTGAAGGAGCAAAACAAAAACTAGGATTTTCTAAGGTATATAACGGGATAGAATTTCATGATTTCCCTATAGATTATAATTCATTTAGTCAGGTGTTTTTTCATGGATTTCATGATGATTACCGTGATTCAAAACGAAACCAAGCAGATTTGTTCAGCTTAATTGCTGCCTTTAAAAACAAAGTAAACTTTGCAGATTATAAGCCGCCACATCAAGCTCAACAAAATTTATATGGACTTATAAAAGCCACTGAAGTTGAAAATAGTGCAAATGTGGCGCAAACAATTGACAGATATTTAATGCGATTTCCTGAGTTAAAGGAAGATGAGTTGTTAACCTCGTATGCAAAAGCTGATATTGCTACTCGTAAAGAATTGAAGCAAAAAGTAAGCTTGAAGTTAGAAAAGTCTTCCTCAAGTATAATTAATTTGCAAGAGTTAGGAAAAATGATGGCTACCTTAAGAGAGGTGAAGACAGCGGAGGAATTGAAATTGCTCAATAAAGCCATTCAGATTTCAGCTATTGGTCAAGTTGAGGTAATGAAAGCGATGCACCCTGGGATGTCTGAACGTGAGATTCAAGGTATTCATGAATTTGTATTTAAAAAATATGGTGCAGAATATGAAGGGTATCCATCTATAGTTGGAGGTGGACATAACGGTTGTGTACTTCATTATATAGATAACAGCAAAACCAAAGTAGGGAATGATTTGGTATTAATGGATTTGGGAGCTGAATACCATGGATATACAGCGGACGTTACTCGTACAATCCCAGCCAATGGGACTTTTACTAAGGAACAAAAAGAAATTTATGATTTAGTGTATAGGGCCCAAGAGGCTGGTATAGCAGCGGCCAAGGTTGGCAATGCTTTTGGAGCTACTGACCAAGCTGCACGTGAGGTAATCAATAAAGGGTTAGTGGCATTGGGAATTGTAAAATCTGAAGCAGAAGCGCGTCAATATTTTCCACATGGAACCTCTCATTATATTGGGTTAGATGTTCATGATGCCGGTAATTATGGGCCACTACAAGAAAATATGGTTATCACTGTAGAACCAGGAATTTACATACCTGAAAACAGTGATTGTGATTCTAAATGGTGGGGAATAGCAGTTCGAATTGAAGATTGTATTTTAGTTACAAAAAATGGTCCTGAGAATTTATCGGCAGGAGCTCCTCGTACCTCTGAGGCAATTGAGAAAACGATGAAGGAGTCGAGTGTACTAAACGATTTTGTTTTACCTACAATAGATTAA